Proteins from one Leptospira wolffii serovar Khorat str. Khorat-H2 genomic window:
- a CDS encoding efflux RND transporter periplasmic adaptor subunit — protein MIPSSKKLRIVLIVAVAAISASIVSLGFNKSAKKTAARPQKAIVHDKGERIEFKENSPGLEIIKSAEIGKQGEFVNVEAPARLIATTAPSVSNGDQIVLFESAELNDLYVGYVHAKNSLNRSRKNLDRIKDMFKHRVATEKDLVEAETEVNNDEAEFAEFEGKLRAVGLNPALLAKAASQTAWIISDVPESQLSNLQKGKRVKVVFSSFPNNEWNGTAEALGDNVDPYTRTVKVRIAIKNEGYRLKPGMFAVVRFPEETGGNSVVIPFTSVVTIEGKNYVFVEESPGDFFRREVVLGISTRERVNVLEGLTKGDRVVVEGAILLKGLSFGF, from the coding sequence ATGATACCATCCTCTAAAAAATTAAGAATCGTACTGATAGTCGCGGTTGCCGCAATTTCAGCCTCCATTGTTTCGCTTGGATTCAATAAAAGCGCCAAGAAGACCGCTGCCCGTCCTCAAAAGGCGATCGTCCACGACAAGGGAGAAAGGATCGAGTTCAAGGAGAATAGTCCGGGTTTGGAGATCATCAAGTCGGCCGAAATCGGAAAGCAGGGTGAGTTCGTAAACGTAGAGGCGCCTGCTAGACTTATCGCAACTACCGCTCCTTCCGTATCCAACGGGGATCAGATCGTTTTATTCGAATCCGCTGAACTGAACGATCTCTATGTAGGTTACGTGCACGCAAAGAACAGCTTAAATCGTTCCCGCAAGAATTTGGATCGTATCAAGGATATGTTCAAACATCGGGTCGCCACGGAGAAAGATCTGGTCGAGGCGGAAACAGAAGTAAATAACGACGAAGCCGAATTCGCCGAGTTCGAAGGTAAATTGAGAGCGGTCGGTTTGAATCCGGCTCTGCTTGCGAAAGCCGCCAGCCAAACCGCCTGGATCATTTCAGACGTTCCGGAATCCCAGCTTTCCAATCTTCAAAAAGGAAAAAGAGTCAAGGTAGTATTCTCCTCCTTCCCGAATAACGAATGGAACGGAACCGCGGAGGCCCTGGGGGACAACGTGGATCCCTATACGAGAACGGTAAAGGTGCGTATCGCGATTAAGAACGAAGGATACAGACTGAAACCGGGAATGTTCGCCGTGGTTCGCTTTCCGGAAGAGACCGGAGGTAACTCGGTGGTGATTCCATTCACCTCCGTTGTGACTATCGAAGGCAAGAATTATGTTTTTGTTGAGGAGAGCCCGGGAGATTTCTTTAGACGCGAGGTGGTATTAGGCATCTCCACCCGTGAGAGAGTGAACGTTCTGGAAGGCCTCACTAAAGGGGATAGGGTCGTTGTCGAAGGCGCGATTCTCCTAAAAGGACTCAGCTTCGGATTTTAA